A DNA window from Anastrepha obliqua isolate idAnaObli1 chromosome 5, idAnaObli1_1.0, whole genome shotgun sequence contains the following coding sequences:
- the LOC129247670 gene encoding NADH dehydrogenase [ubiquinone] 1 beta subcomplex subunit 10, translating into MPEARSPMASFAQSVHNIIDGPVTWFRESIVEPNQTKQAWYHQRFRRVPTIDQCYTDDAVCRFEADQQFRRDRMVENEIVSILRQRFEDCILYEAPDHMRKCKPILEQYEKAAENWFIKYGDLGAYANAKTAYMKQKHRLIWERRHGPVGSGMKSQEELASPATEEE; encoded by the exons ATGCCCGAGGCGCGCAGTCCAATGGCGAGCTTCGCCCAGTCTGTGCACAACATCATCGATGGGCCTGTTACATGGTTCAGAG agtCGATTGTAGAGCCAAATCAAACGAAGCAAGCGTGGTACCACCAACGTTTCCGTCGTGTACCTACAATTGACCAGTGTTACACTGATGATGCTGTTTGTCGTTTTGAAGCTGACCAACAATTCCGTCGCGATCGAATGGTAGAAAACGAAATCGTATCGATTTTACGTCAACGCTTCGAAGATTGCATATTATACGAAGCGCCCGATCACATGAGAAAATGCAAGCCAATACTAGAACAATACGAGAAGGCtgctgaaaattggtttatcaaAT ACGGTGATTTAGGAGCCTACGctaatgctaaaaccgcatataTGAAGCAGAAGCACCGTTTGATCTGGGAGCGTCGCCATGGACCTGTTGGTAGTGGAATGAAAAGCCAAGAAGAGCTTGCCAGTCCTGCAACGGAAGAAGAGTAA
- the LOC129248984 gene encoding ski oncogene-like: MTEYVTPNIHTVLKKYQTSAPKSLQGPGHALSAAGCPTGSNCPLDATLTGVSGSGGSNTELNIVGARNLCTGHLSVGILPPNGLASGSNKLSPHCPLIASSSPSCSKSPNSGSALPPAVPLIKKEVLSSPEPHELGETLPPQTLLLPLSMSSQTTQSQSQTTPPQPPLTTVKIVPPPPPELSQPIFTVPDSGSGVLYETRLEGKTIGCFSLGGEMRLCLPQFLNNVLADFTLDQINRIFDELGIYCSQCTPDQLLEFKTAKILPPDVKASGLITRTDAERLCAALLHRADRNSYISDDDIPKGAISFKVYHRCFGKCDGICTPDLYSYNKPTCIMCLECKGWFSPQKFVGHVHREVENRTCHWGFDSRNWHDYLHVALDVENREKYQKILDELKEVEIKEALKAQNEILYMKRKLNYWERRAQFRLYGSSKEFWKISYEFWQSLSSEK; this comes from the coding sequence ATGACTGAGTACGTTACGCCAAATATACACACAGTGTTGAAAAAGTATCAAACAAGTGCACCAAAAAGTTTACAGGGCCCTGGCCATGCGCTGAGCGCCGCCGGCTGCCCAACCGGCTCTAACTGTCCGCTTGACGCCACTTTGACTGGCGTGAGTGGCAGCGGCGGCAGCAATACTGAACTGAATATTGTGGGCGCTCGCAATCTTTGTACCGGTCACCTCTCGGTCGGGATTCTACCGCCAAACGGCCTAGCAAGCGGTAGCAACAAGTTATCGCCGCACTGCCCGCTCATAGCCTCGTCATCACCATCTTGCTCAAAATCCCCAAATTCGGGTTCAGCATTGCCACCGGCCGTTCCGCTTATTAAGAAGGAGGTGCTGAGTTCACCCGAGCCACATGAACTGGGTGAGACATTGCCACCACAAACGCTGCTGCTGCCGTTGTCGATGTCGTCACAAACAACACAATCTCAATCCCAAACAACTCCTCCTCAGCCTCCCCTAACTACGGTGAAAATTGTACCCCCTCCACCGCCGGAATTGTCACAACCTATCTTTACTGTGCCAGACTCTGGTTCCGGTGTATTATACGAAACGCGGCTTGAGGGTAAAACAATTGGCTGCTTCTCGCTGGGCGGGGAGATGCGTTTGTGTCTGCCGCAGTTTCTTAACAATGTGCTCGCCGACTTTACGCTCGACCAAATTAACCGCATATTCGATGAATTGGGTATCTATTGTTCACAGTGTACACCTGATCAACTATTGGAATTTAAAACAGCAAAGATTTTACCACCGGACGTGAAAGCGTCTGGTTTGATAACACGGACTGATGCTGAGCGTTTGTGTGCCGCACTTTTACATCGAGCTGATCGGAATAGTTACATTAGCGATGACGATATACCGAAAGGTGCCATCTCCTTCAAAGTATACCACCGCTGTTTCGGAAAGTGTGACGGCATTTGCACGCCCGATTTGTATTCTTACAATAAGCCAACTTGCATTATGTGCTTGGAGTGTAAAGGTTGGTTCTCACCACAGAAGTTTGTAGGCCATGTACATCGGGAAGTTGAAAATCGTACTTGCCATTGGGGATTCGATTCGCGAAATTGGCATGACTATCTGCATGTGGCGTTAGATGTCGAGAAccgtgaaaaatatcaaaagataCTGGACGAGCTGAAGGAAGTCGAGATCAAGGAGGCGCTAAAAGCACAAAACGAAATACTCTACATGAAAAGAAAG
- the LOC129247668 gene encoding ATP-dependent DNA helicase PIF1 produces MDLNDAVLTCVVNILWTNAVGVTGRKLAFKTATLRLVRSEIRELFIEVTGEKAKPIKFKLKDVMVHKKFMSEGKASINFKAEKCAMYLSNAPPGTLMYFLRTIFIKLNGGEQKDEATTQSQLRAHMLSGKPSNFNDVSPVTTTEMIMARKKAGLLGRGTATTPSPLAAKKRRYEDVNGGSSQVTSETVAAKKLYQEKSTLSLGIEESVKLCEEQLEVLRACTSGKSVFFTGSAGTGKSFLLRKIISALPPDGTVATASTGVAACLIGGTTLHAFAGIGGGDYGLQRCIELASRPASGQIWRKCKRLIIDEISMVDGQYFEKIEAVARHVRKNDRPFGGIQLILCGDFLQLPPVVKSDNNITPTKNFCFQSNAWEKCIECVFELNEVHRQSDPEFVKILNHIRIGHVNEEIAKRLRATSKQKIEGDGILATQLCSHTNDAQSINESKLESLDGEKILFRAEDSDASITKQLDSQVQATSNLYLKINAQVMLLKNINIAAGLVNGARGIVVRIEKGVPVVRFKNNREYLCKHEKWIIKTASGGTITRRQVPLKLAWAFSIHKSQGLTLDCVEMSLSKVFEAGQAYVALSRAKSLDSLRILDFDPKQVWANAQVLQFYKLFRRRLHDTTMIPLGAKNIKRQKSSDQKSSVLAKLKKNLVDKPLVSIS; encoded by the exons atggaCTTAAATGATGCCGTGCTAACTTgtgttgttaatattttatggacAAATGCGGTCGGCGTAACTGGAAGAAAGTTGGCTTTCAAAACAGCTACATTGCGTTTGGTGCGAAGCGAAATAAGAGAACTTTTCATTGAAGTAACGGGGGAGAAGGCTAAGCCAATAAAATTCAAGCTAAAAGATGTGATGGTCCATAAGAAATTTATGTCGGAGGGTAAGGCATCAATTAATTTCAAGGCTGAGAAATGTGCAATGTATCTATCGAATGCCCCACCTGGTACGTTAATGTATTTTCTTCGCACCATATTCATCAAATTAAATGGAGGAGAGCAAAAAGATGAAGCGACGACTCAATCACAATTACGTGCTCACATGCTTTCGGGGAAGCCGAGCAATTTCAACGATGTCTCCCCGGTAACAACTACTGAGATGATAATGGCAAGAAAAAAGGCTGGTTTGCTAGGGCGTGGCACTGCGACTACGCCATCACCACTGGCggcgaaaaaacgacgctaCGAAGATGTAAATGGAGGAAGTAGCCAAGTGACATCTGAGACAGTAGCTGCTAAAAAGCTTTACCAAGAAAAAAGTACTTTATCACTTGGTATCGAAGAAAGTGTGAAACTTTGTGAAGAACAGTTGGAAGTGTTACGGGCCTGCACTTCGGGCAAAAGTGTATTTTTCACAGGTTCTGCTGGTACGGGGAAAAGTTTTCTGTTGAGGAAAATCATATCTGCTCTACCTCCAGATGGCACTGTGGCGACCGCTTCTACGGGTGTAGCAGCTTGCCTAATAG GTGGTACAACTTTACATGCTTTTGCGGGAATCGGCGGTGGTGACTATGGGTTACAGCGCTGTATTGAATTGGCATCCCGTCCAGCAAGCGGGCAGATTTGGCGGAAATGTAAAAGGTTGATTATTGACGAGATCTCCATGGTGGACGGGCAATACTTTGAA AAAATAGAAGCAGTGGCAAGACATGTGCGTAAAAACGACCGACCGTTTGGTGGAATTCAATTGATTCTTTGTGGAGATTTCCTACAACTACCACCTGTGGTAAAAAGTGACAATAATATCactccaacaaaaaatttttgctttcaaagtaATGCCTGGGAAAAATGCATTGAGTGTGTTTTTGAACTCAATGAGGTGCATCGACAATCCGATCCAGAATTCGTGAAAATTCTAAATCACATACGCATTGGTCATGTAAATGAGGAAATTGCTAAAAGATTGCGTGCCACGTCAAAGCAAAAAATCGAAGGCGATGGGATTTTGGCTACACAACTGTGTTCTCATACGAATGATGCACAATCTATTAATGAATCCAAACTCGAAAGCTTAGATGGCGAAAAAATTCTATTCCGAGCTGAGGATTCTGATGCGAGTATAACGAAGCAGCTAGACTCGCAGGTGCAAGCGACTTccaatttatatttgaaaataaacgcACAAGTAatgttacttaaaaatattaatattgctGCTGGTCTGGTAAATGGTGCGCGTGGTATTGTCGTCCGCATTGAAAAAGGTGTCCCAGTTGTGCGTTTTAAAAACAACCGcgaatatttatgtaaacatGAGAAATGGATTATAAAAACAGCCTCAGGTGGTACAATAACACGAAGACAGGTGCCATTGAAGCTTGCCTGGGCGTTTTCTATACATAAAAGCCAAGGGCTCACATTGGATTGCGTTGAGATGTCATTGTCAAAAGTATTTGAAGCTGGGCAGGCTTACGTAGCCCTATCTCGTGCGAAATCGTTGGATTCTTTACGCATATTAGACTTCGATCCAAAACAGGTTTGGGCCAATGCACAAGTGCTTCAGTTCTATAAGCTATTTCGTAGACGGCTGCATGACACCACAATGATACCACTTGGTGCTAAGAACATAAAACGTCAGAAAAGCAGTGATCAGAAATCGAGCGTTTTggccaaattaaaaaagaatctcGTGGATAAGCCACTAGTATCTATTAGCTAA